The region ACGTTGGGGTCGGCAAGGGCGGCCAGGATCCGGTGACGCCAGCCCATAGGCCGCTCCACGACCCGGGCCCGGGCAAGGGCAAGGGTGATCTCTTCGCCCGCAACGGTGACCACCCGCCCCTCCATTGCCTCGAGGAGTTCATCCATATCCTCGGCGACCAGGTCGATGACGTTGAGCTTGAGAGCCTCGTTCTCGGTCACCGAAACGCTCTCACGCACTGCCCGCTCGGCCCAGTCCGCGTTGCGGCCATGTCTTTCGGCGATGGACCGGACAAAAGCCACCGTGTCGTTGAGGACCTTTTGCCCCATGACATCGGTGTCACCCGAAGCCGGCGCTCCGGACTCCGGTTCCGATTTCTGTTCTTCCCCGTTTCCCCGTTTCCCCGCTTCCTGGCCTTGCTCCCCCTCCCCCTCTCGCCCACTCTCCCCCTCGGGTTTTTCCTTTTTCCCCCCAAACGGACTCCCCCCCCCGATGTTCACGGGGTGAGCGGCCCCGATGTTGGTCCCGGGAGCCATGGCAGCCACGTGAGCCGCCATAGTGATAAAAACGCCCGCCGAGGCCGCGCGGGCCCCCGGAGGAGCGACGTAAACCGCCACCGGGATCTCGGCAGCGAAAAGGGCCTTCACGATCTGCCTGGTGGAGGTCATGAGCCCCCCCGGCGTATCGAGCCGCAGGACCAGCAGCCCGGCACCTTCCCCGGCGGCAGCCGCAAGCTGTTTCTCAATGTAATCGGCGCTCACCGGGCTTATGGGTCCGTCCACGGTGATCTGTACCACAACGGGAGCCGGTTCGGTTTCGTCCGCCGATCCGGAGATGGCTCCGCCAGACATCGAAACAGACACCCCAAGGGTCATGGATACGATCAGCATGAGGCGGGACATTGATAACCTCGCAAAAAGTCTCCTGTAGAGTTTCCGGGAGCCATTTGGCAATTGGCGGTCACGCCGTCGGCGTGACCGCCCGCCAGGATGGAGTCCAGGCAAATTTCTCAATATTGAGTCCATCAGATTACCCATCAGATCTCGACTCCCAGGGTGGAGATCGGAACCGCAAGGCCCTTGAACGGCTCCACCAGGTCCGGCCCCCTGCGGTGGAAGGGGACCAGGACCAGGGACTGGCTGGTTCCTTTCCTGTTAAAAAGTTCCCGGGGCCCTGTCCCGGCCACCACATCGGCCATCTCGTCCGCCCCTTCCGGCGGCAGAGCGACCGGGAGGGTCCGCAGCCCCAACCGGCTTTCGTAGGGGATCGGTTCCGCCGGGAAATCGGCATGATAATACCGGGCTGTCAGGTTGTAAAGGAGCCTCGGTGACCGGACCGAAAAGGCGGGAACGTAGAGGTGCCGGTCTTCTCCCTGTCGTTTCCAGAAGGGGAGAAAGGTCGTCGCCGCGTCCCGGGCCGGCCGGTTGTTGCCCGCCCACATGCACTCTCTTTCCCGAAGCCTCCCGCCGGCTGCCTCCCAGCCCCTTGCGCAGGACCTGCAGAACCTCAGGTGGGCACCGGGATCGTCATCCAGGTCGCCGCCGCACTCGGGACAGATAAGGGGCGCCAGTTTCAGGCGGGTCTCACCCGGAGAACGGCTCTCCTTGAGGTCGAGGTTGTCCAGGAGGGTCTCCATCTCCTCGTGTCTGATCTGCCTGATCAGCGACCCGCCCACCGCGTCGATGAGCATAAGGCGGATCTGGCGCCCTTCCCGGATCTCTACAAGGGAGAGGGGAAAAAAAAGGATAGAGCTTTGTTCCCACAGCCGGAACCTCTTCTCCCGGGTGATCTTGAACCCCGGATCCTGCATCCCGTCGAAGAAATCCGCTTCCATCTTCCGGCTGTGCTTTTCCCTTTCCCTCTGGATAGGGGCGAAGGGGATCTTGCCGGCGTTTTCCCGGGTGGCCAGGTACAGGTGAAGGGACTGGACACGGTAGCCTGGAGAGAAAAGACCGGGGGAAAGATCCTCGTGGGCCGGCCTCATGAGATCGAGGTCGCGAGTCTGGAGCTTTTCAACAACCCCCGGATCTCCTTCCAGGACCGTCCTGTGCCCCTGAAGCCACCTGATGGCGTGACCCGTCGTTCTGTAGAAGGGGCAATAAAAGGGCATGACTGACCGGAGCAGCGGCGGTTTCCACCCGTTCTTCATGGCGATCCGGGTGACGTGGTGGGCGGTCTCCTGCACGCTGATCTTCGGCTTGATGAGAAAACTCAGCCAGGCGGAGCGGGCGCCCATGATCATCAGTCCCGCACCGCAGTAGCGGCAGCGCGTTCCGGTGGCCTGCTGGTCGAAGGTGACTTCGCCGCCGCACTGGGGACAATGATGGCTGACGTAACAGGAAAGGTTCACTGGACCGGGGCGGTCCTACTCGATCTTCTCGCCGCAATGAAGGCAGTACCTTGCCCCCTGGGGGACCTTGTTGCCGCATTTCGAGCAGACCGGTGTTTTTTTTTTGACCTCCTGGCCGCACTGATGGCAGAAACGGGCATCCGCTGGCAGGTCCTGGCTGCAGCCGCCGCATACCTGGCCCCGGACAACGGGTGTGCCGCAGCGGAAACAGAACCTGGCGTCACCGGGAAGGGCGGCCTTGCACTGGGGACATGGGTCACCCGCGGATACTGCTGTCTTTCCCGCACCCTCCAGGGTAGACCTTAAAAAGGCGGGCACCATCATCCCTAACCCGGCGCCAAGTCCCAACCCCATCCCGGACTCCGCGGCGCCGCCTCCCCCGCCTTCCCCTTGCCCCGCATCGCCCATGAACTGGGCGGCCTTGAACCTGAGGTAATCCCCTTCGCCGACTGCTGTCATGCTGCCGCGCTCGTCGATAATCTTCTGGACGTCGTCCGGAGGGGTTATGGACTGGATGATGAGGTCGCGCAGTTCGATACCATACTTGAGAAACTCATCCCTGATCCTGGCTTTGGCTGCGGCGCCCAGCTCTTCGTAGACCTGCGCGAGGTCGAGGATCGACTCCAGGTTCTCTCCCAGAAGGTCGTTGAGGCGGGAGATGATGACCGCCCGCAGATAGTCTGAGATCTCGTCAGTGGTGTAGATCCCCTGGGTCCCCACCAGCACATTGACGAACAGCATGGGCTGGACGACCCTGATGGTGTAGTTGCCGTGGGCCCTGAGCCGCACCATACCCAGGTCCTTGTCCCGGAAAGCAACGGGGTCCCGGGTGCCCCAGGTCAGGTTCGTGAAGGTCTTCATGGAGACGTAATAGACCGCTACCCTGAAGGGGCTCTTGAAGTTGAAGGGAAGGCTCAGGGCCTTGGTCAGGAGAGGCAGGTTCTGGGTGGTGAGGGTGTGCCGCCCGGGTCCCAGGACATCCAGCGCCCGGCCGTCCCGGAAGAACACGGCCGTCTGGTTCTCGTTAACGACCAGCTGGGCACCGAACTTGATATCACCGGTCCCGTCGACGGGGATCCGGTGGACCATGTCCTTCCCTACGTTATCGACCCATTCGAGAACCTCGATGAACTGGCTCACTTGGTTGTCTCCTATTGATAGGGTCGCAAGAAGTCCTGGCGGGACTTCCCGCTCAACGGAAATCGAAAAGTGTGATTTTCGCTTTCCTCACGGATAAGTGACACCATCGACCAGTCACTTATCCGGGCACCGCTCACAGGTGCGTTGATGATTCTAACCGTTTTCTTCCATGCTCTTTCTTCGCCCGTCGAATATCTCTGCCAACCGG is a window of bacterium DNA encoding:
- a CDS encoding nodulation protein NfeD; this encodes MSRLMLIVSMTLGVSVSMSGGAISGSADETEPAPVVVQITVDGPISPVSADYIEKQLAAAAGEGAGLLVLRLDTPGGLMTSTRQIVKALFAAEIPVAVYVAPPGARAASAGVFITMAAHVAAMAPGTNIGAAHPVNIGGGSPFGGKKEKPEGESGREGEGEQGQEAGKRGNGEEQKSEPESGAPASGDTDVMGQKVLNDTVAFVRSIAERHGRNADWAERAVRESVSVTENEALKLNVIDLVAEDMDELLEAMEGRVVTVAGEEITLALARARVVERPMGWRHRILAALADPNVSYILMMLGIYGLFFELANPGVILPGVLGGICLILAFFSFQVIPINYAGLLFIMLAIILFILEVKVVSYGMLTVGGAFAMFLGSVMLFESADPYLQLSRSLILAATIFSAGFIVVGLTLVMRTHKRKPVTGIEGMAGAEGVATTDLSPEGKVRVHGEIWSAVCDREAPEGSNIRVVDIKGMKLQVELIREET
- a CDS encoding SPFH domain-containing protein, whose product is MSQFIEVLEWVDNVGKDMVHRIPVDGTGDIKFGAQLVVNENQTAVFFRDGRALDVLGPGRHTLTTQNLPLLTKALSLPFNFKSPFRVAVYYVSMKTFTNLTWGTRDPVAFRDKDLGMVRLRAHGNYTIRVVQPMLFVNVLVGTQGIYTTDEISDYLRAVIISRLNDLLGENLESILDLAQVYEELGAAAKARIRDEFLKYGIELRDLIIQSITPPDDVQKIIDERGSMTAVGEGDYLRFKAAQFMGDAGQGEGGGGGAAESGMGLGLGAGLGMMVPAFLRSTLEGAGKTAVSAGDPCPQCKAALPGDARFCFRCGTPVVRGQVCGGCSQDLPADARFCHQCGQEVKKKTPVCSKCGNKVPQGARYCLHCGEKIE